The following proteins come from a genomic window of Paeniglutamicibacter kerguelensis:
- a CDS encoding PDR/VanB family oxidoreductase — MPTTAASLPVDASPTPKPAVGHPGIQSLRVARKDVLADGVVRLRLEEPNNARVPDWTPGSHIELVLPTEDQGALSRHYSLCGDRWDAHAYEVAVLREPNSRGGSHYIHDVLAVGDMITVGTPRNNFLLTQGTRYEFIAGGIGITPIMTMIAAAEKLGIDWHLHYGGRSRVSMAFLDELAQYGDRVTVWPQDELGHLNLSFLNEPIENGRVYCCGPEPLLNAVAGAASEWPKWAVRFERFVPATQPPPVRTEPFELELTRSKKCVTVGTNETVLSALGNAGVPVLASCMEGVCGTCEVSVLRGTPEHRDSLLNDAERAKNDRMFVCVSRSITDKLVLDL; from the coding sequence ATGCCTACTACAGCCGCTTCGCTCCCGGTCGATGCCTCGCCGACCCCCAAACCCGCTGTCGGCCACCCGGGAATCCAGTCCTTGAGGGTGGCGCGGAAAGATGTCCTCGCCGACGGTGTCGTGCGGCTGAGGCTCGAAGAACCAAACAACGCCCGCGTCCCCGACTGGACGCCCGGATCCCACATCGAGCTGGTGCTCCCCACCGAGGACCAGGGCGCGCTCTCGCGCCACTACTCGCTGTGCGGGGACCGTTGGGACGCACACGCCTACGAGGTCGCCGTGCTGCGCGAACCGAATTCACGCGGAGGATCGCACTACATCCACGACGTGCTGGCCGTCGGGGACATGATCACCGTGGGCACCCCGCGCAACAACTTCCTGCTCACCCAGGGCACCCGATACGAATTCATCGCCGGCGGCATCGGGATCACCCCGATCATGACGATGATCGCCGCGGCCGAGAAGCTGGGCATCGACTGGCACCTGCACTACGGCGGCCGCAGTCGCGTCTCGATGGCTTTCCTGGACGAGCTGGCCCAGTACGGTGACCGCGTCACCGTCTGGCCGCAGGACGAGCTGGGCCACCTGAACCTTTCCTTCCTCAACGAGCCGATCGAAAACGGCCGCGTGTACTGCTGCGGCCCGGAGCCGCTGCTCAACGCCGTGGCCGGGGCAGCCTCCGAGTGGCCGAAGTGGGCGGTGCGCTTCGAGCGCTTCGTGCCGGCCACCCAGCCACCACCGGTGCGCACCGAACCGTTCGAGCTTGAACTGACCCGTTCCAAGAAGTGCGTCACGGTCGGCACCAATGAGACAGTCCTTTCGGCCCTGGGAAATGCCGGTGTTCCGGTGCTTGCCTCCTGCATGGAGGGTGTCTGCGGAACCTGCGAGGTCTCCGTGTTGCGTGGCACACCCGAGCACCGCGACTCGCTGCTCAACGACGCCGAACGCGCCAAGAACGACCGGATGTTTGTCTGTGTCTCGCGTTCCATCACCGACAAACTCGTCCTGGATCTTTAG
- a CDS encoding amidase, whose protein sequence is MTAAVETAGLHQLTLAQAGELIGSHRLSPVEYVEALVARAEAVDVQVQAYVTRTFEQALDGARKASDEIAAGRYRGPLHGIPFALKDCFNTAGIPTTGHSRVLADNVPDRDAVVTGKLRDAGALLMGKLALFEFAHGGPSFDLPWPPPRNPWNLTRVTGGSSSGSAAAIAAGMVPASIGTDTGGSIRVPASRCGITGLMPTPGLVGRSGVIPHSHTFDRSGPMARTAEDCAILLQSIAGHDPADPASVAREIPDYVGALTGDLRGLRIGVLRHNWEEEVSVSKDECRAMDAALGVLEELGATLEDCRIRPMQSYGDIKTIIAETEVLNVHQRELIARPDHFGDDILGRMLPAVLFTANDLIRAGREHQRAIAEMQPLYRRFDAFITICSGEAPTFSAHDPLAFWKNSNHFTAANVTGQPVLALPNGFGSGGLPLGMQILGRPFGEATILRIGHAYQMATGWHLRHPELVAGAIAPPVEVPRLSTGTLGDVDPVLRGECLAAVGRAGLDLDGRMLEQLLEGAPYALAMADRMPRDHAYAEAPANVFSLRSP, encoded by the coding sequence ATGACCGCTGCCGTTGAAACCGCCGGGCTCCACCAACTGACACTGGCGCAAGCGGGGGAGCTTATCGGTTCGCACCGGCTCTCCCCGGTCGAGTATGTCGAGGCGCTGGTTGCCCGCGCCGAGGCCGTCGACGTGCAGGTTCAGGCGTACGTCACCCGGACCTTCGAGCAGGCGCTCGACGGGGCGCGGAAGGCATCCGACGAGATCGCCGCCGGCCGCTACCGCGGTCCACTGCATGGGATCCCCTTTGCGCTTAAGGATTGTTTCAACACCGCGGGCATCCCGACCACCGGGCATTCAAGGGTGCTGGCGGACAACGTGCCGGACCGGGACGCCGTGGTGACGGGGAAGCTGCGGGACGCCGGCGCGCTGCTGATGGGCAAGCTGGCTCTTTTCGAGTTTGCCCATGGGGGACCGTCGTTCGACCTTCCCTGGCCGCCACCGCGAAACCCCTGGAACCTGACCCGCGTCACGGGAGGCTCCTCGAGCGGTTCGGCGGCGGCGATCGCCGCGGGCATGGTGCCGGCAAGCATCGGCACCGACACCGGCGGTTCGATCCGTGTGCCCGCATCCCGCTGCGGCATCACCGGCCTGATGCCAACCCCCGGGCTGGTCGGCCGCTCCGGGGTCATTCCCCATTCGCACACCTTCGACCGCAGCGGCCCCATGGCGCGCACCGCCGAGGACTGTGCGATCCTGCTCCAGTCAATCGCCGGCCACGACCCTGCCGACCCCGCCAGCGTGGCCCGCGAGATTCCCGACTACGTCGGCGCCTTGACCGGTGACCTGCGCGGTCTGCGGATCGGCGTGCTGCGTCACAACTGGGAGGAAGAGGTCTCGGTAAGCAAGGATGAGTGCCGGGCCATGGATGCAGCCCTCGGCGTGCTTGAGGAGCTGGGTGCCACACTGGAGGACTGCCGGATACGGCCGATGCAAAGCTACGGCGACATCAAGACGATCATTGCCGAAACCGAGGTGCTCAATGTGCACCAGCGTGAGCTGATCGCCCGTCCCGACCACTTCGGCGACGACATCCTGGGCCGCATGCTGCCGGCCGTGCTGTTCACGGCCAACGACCTCATCCGGGCCGGGCGCGAACACCAGCGGGCCATTGCCGAGATGCAACCCCTGTACCGTCGCTTCGACGCCTTCATCACCATCTGCTCGGGCGAGGCGCCGACCTTCTCCGCGCACGACCCGCTGGCCTTCTGGAAGAACTCCAACCACTTCACCGCGGCCAACGTCACCGGCCAGCCGGTCCTCGCGCTGCCCAACGGCTTCGGTTCCGGCGGGCTGCCGCTGGGCATGCAGATCCTCGGCAGGCCATTCGGCGAAGCGACGATCCTGCGCATCGGACACGCGTACCAGATGGCGACGGGGTGGCACTTGCGGCATCCCGAACTGGTCGCCGGCGCCATTGCGCCGCCGGTCGAAGTACCCCGGTTGTCGACGGGAACGCTGGGGGACGTCGACCCGGTGCTTCGGGGGGAGTGCCTGGCGGCAGTCGGCCGGGCCGGCCTGGATCTCGACGGGCGGATGCTCGAACAGCTGTTGGAGGGCGCACCTTACGCCCTCGCGATGGCCGACCGCATGCCGCGCGACCACGCGTACGCCGAAGCGCCGGCCAACGTGTTCTCGCTCCGCTCGCCCTGA
- a CDS encoding ABC transporter substrate-binding protein: MFESQNGGSPLGGLRALDNGVSRRSLLRYAGLGAAALGAAPLLSACGGGGAPAKAGATQKFGVAAFPGDAYFLDTINLENKFYTSHQLEVPKHVTPQSGVQAFQLMVAGAADGYASDTGLLMATHANSSKGKRPVLVGFRAVETTYGIVGGPNTQWPSADASFEEKMRSLKGKKIGVSAVGAGGDLQLRLALELAGLKPTDVTVLAVGPTAQGIPNIKAKRIDAYVTVQWTATRFIAKETGGSVLLDFAEEGMPDLMRNQAVVAIAVREEMAQQQPEVVQNWLAAQDKASRWIGENKEAAAKLLNDNGLGGKGLEIATEYVEHYVSTVQPKLNPMFKAPQETVEKMSELALRFGSVKKGDITYEQLVPEFARA; this comes from the coding sequence ATGTTTGAGTCACAGAATGGCGGGTCGCCTCTCGGAGGCCTGCGGGCATTGGACAACGGAGTCTCACGCCGGTCGCTGTTGAGGTATGCGGGACTGGGTGCGGCGGCCCTGGGTGCCGCCCCGTTGCTGTCGGCCTGTGGCGGCGGCGGGGCCCCCGCCAAGGCGGGCGCCACGCAGAAATTCGGTGTTGCGGCGTTCCCCGGCGATGCATACTTCCTGGACACCATCAACCTGGAAAACAAGTTCTACACATCGCACCAGCTCGAGGTTCCCAAGCACGTCACCCCGCAAAGCGGTGTCCAGGCGTTCCAGCTGATGGTTGCCGGCGCCGCCGACGGCTACGCCTCCGACACGGGGCTGTTGATGGCGACCCACGCCAACAGCTCCAAGGGGAAACGCCCGGTGCTGGTGGGCTTCCGGGCCGTCGAAACCACCTACGGGATTGTTGGCGGCCCGAACACCCAGTGGCCGTCCGCGGATGCAAGCTTCGAGGAGAAGATGCGCTCCCTGAAGGGCAAAAAGATCGGCGTCTCTGCGGTTGGAGCCGGTGGCGACCTGCAGTTGCGTTTGGCCCTGGAGCTGGCGGGCCTGAAGCCCACCGACGTCACGGTGCTTGCCGTGGGCCCCACCGCCCAGGGGATCCCGAACATCAAGGCCAAGCGCATCGATGCCTACGTGACCGTCCAGTGGACGGCAACCCGATTCATTGCAAAGGAAACCGGCGGATCGGTCTTGCTCGACTTCGCCGAAGAGGGCATGCCCGATTTGATGCGCAACCAGGCAGTTGTGGCCATCGCCGTACGTGAAGAGATGGCACAGCAGCAGCCGGAGGTTGTGCAGAACTGGTTGGCGGCGCAGGATAAAGCCAGCAGGTGGATCGGTGAGAACAAGGAAGCTGCGGCCAAGCTGCTCAACGACAACGGGCTTGGCGGCAAGGGGCTGGAGATTGCCACGGAGTACGTGGAGCACTACGTTTCCACGGTGCAGCCGAAGCTGAACCCGATGTTCAAGGCACCTCAGGAAACCGTTGAAAAAATGTCAGAACTCGCGCTGCGCTTTGGCAGCGTCAAGAAGGGCGATATCACCTATGAGCAGCTCGTACCCGAATTTGCGCGCGCATGA
- a CDS encoding phosphotransferase family protein — MDSASPTGLDLEKLTRWLAAERPGMVAGELSATLIQGGKSNLTYELTDGTQQWIVRRPPLGTIMATAHDMRREYTMADALGGTDVPVAKMFAYCGDKDVIGAEFYIMERIDGVPYRYADELRLLGEERTRAISTELVRTLAKLHAVDPATVGLSDFGRPEGFLARQVKRWKTQLDASFTRELPGAEELYEKLVAAVPSVSASGIVHGDFRLDNVLMGSDDMPAAVIDWEMATLGDPLLDLALMLTYQRRAKIVADRDTTDPATYDVTLAPGYLSQEEIMDLYEQESGRSLDGFGFHLGLACFKLAGISEGVRYRHINRQTVGEGFEDSGNTVPLLLELGLESMKEYK; from the coding sequence GTGGATTCCGCGTCCCCGACCGGGCTCGACCTGGAAAAGCTCACCCGGTGGCTGGCCGCCGAGCGCCCCGGCATGGTTGCCGGCGAGCTTTCGGCGACCCTGATCCAGGGCGGAAAGTCGAACCTGACCTACGAACTCACCGACGGAACCCAGCAGTGGATCGTGCGTCGCCCGCCGCTGGGCACCATCATGGCCACGGCGCATGACATGCGCCGCGAATACACCATGGCGGATGCGCTGGGCGGCACCGATGTCCCGGTGGCGAAGATGTTCGCCTACTGTGGGGACAAGGACGTCATCGGCGCCGAGTTCTACATCATGGAACGCATCGACGGCGTGCCCTACCGATACGCCGATGAACTGCGTCTGCTGGGCGAAGAGCGCACCCGCGCTATTTCGACCGAATTGGTGCGCACCCTGGCCAAGCTGCATGCAGTGGATCCCGCGACCGTCGGCTTGTCCGACTTCGGCCGTCCGGAGGGCTTCCTGGCCCGCCAGGTCAAGCGCTGGAAGACCCAGCTGGATGCCTCGTTCACCCGCGAACTTCCGGGTGCCGAGGAACTCTACGAAAAGCTCGTCGCCGCGGTTCCCTCGGTCTCGGCCTCCGGCATCGTCCACGGCGACTTCCGCCTGGACAACGTGCTGATGGGCAGCGACGACATGCCTGCCGCGGTCATCGACTGGGAAATGGCAACGCTCGGGGACCCGCTGTTGGACCTTGCGCTGATGCTCACCTACCAGCGACGCGCCAAGATCGTTGCGGACCGGGACACCACCGACCCCGCAACCTACGACGTGACCTTGGCTCCCGGGTACCTGTCGCAAGAAGAAATCATGGACCTCTACGAGCAAGAGAGCGGACGCTCGCTTGACGGATTTGGATTCCATCTGGGCCTTGCCTGCTTCAAGCTGGCAGGGATTTCCGAGGGGGTCCGTTACAGACACATCAACCGCCAGACTGTTGGCGAGGGCTTCGAGGATAGCGGCAACACTGTTCCCCTGCTGCTGGAACTCGGACTCGAATCAATGAAGGAGTACAAGTAA
- a CDS encoding DUF4286 family protein, whose amino-acid sequence MKENTEYMWLVQLDIPEELDDEFNRIYNDEHVPFIAKVPGVLGVQRYVLERPNAGVQRYATVYRVDSPDLPQTPEWKAASSQGDWASKIRPHTSNASLSMFRAIP is encoded by the coding sequence GTGAAGGAAAACACCGAATACATGTGGCTCGTCCAGCTTGATATCCCGGAGGAGCTCGACGACGAGTTCAACCGCATCTACAACGACGAGCACGTTCCATTCATCGCGAAGGTCCCGGGCGTCCTGGGCGTCCAGCGTTACGTCCTGGAACGGCCCAACGCGGGCGTGCAGCGCTACGCAACGGTCTATCGCGTGGATTCCCCGGACCTGCCGCAGACCCCGGAATGGAAGGCCGCATCCTCACAGGGCGACTGGGCGTCGAAGATCAGGCCGCACACCTCCAACGCCTCGCTGTCCATGTTCCGGGCCATTCCCTAG
- a CDS encoding NIPSNAP family protein, with amino-acid sequence MIYEIRSYQVDSENVPEFERRFGTGYVDRAEFSSLAGFWRTTDQPQSEVIHVWPYRDQAERTERRALAARHPNWPPATGEFVDRMMVELVIPFDFVEEPAPAAVGPVFEIRYDYFKVADLRAAGEAWSKAIRERSKHDSLVLAGRLEFGQTNGIVQIWAHPDEEHRARAVAVAGAGATRPADCPAPLSTLVKRLAPAEFSPLQ; translated from the coding sequence ATGATTTACGAAATCCGTTCCTACCAGGTGGATTCGGAGAATGTGCCGGAGTTCGAGCGGCGGTTCGGCACCGGGTATGTCGACCGTGCTGAATTCTCGTCCCTGGCCGGCTTCTGGCGCACCACGGACCAGCCGCAGAGCGAAGTAATCCACGTGTGGCCCTACCGGGACCAGGCCGAGCGCACCGAGCGGCGCGCCCTCGCCGCCCGGCACCCGAACTGGCCGCCGGCGACGGGCGAATTCGTGGACCGGATGATGGTGGAGCTGGTGATCCCGTTCGACTTCGTCGAGGAACCGGCCCCCGCAGCCGTCGGACCGGTCTTTGAGATCCGCTACGACTACTTCAAGGTCGCCGACCTTCGCGCCGCCGGCGAGGCCTGGTCGAAAGCGATCCGGGAGCGCAGCAAGCACGATTCGCTCGTGCTTGCCGGACGCCTGGAGTTCGGGCAGACCAACGGGATCGTCCAGATCTGGGCGCACCCGGACGAGGAGCACCGTGCGCGGGCGGTCGCTGTCGCAGGGGCCGGTGCCACGCGGCCGGCCGATTGCCCGGCACCGCTCTCCACGTTGGTGAAGCGGTTGGCACCGGCGGAGTTCTCTCCACTGCAGTAG
- a CDS encoding GlcG/HbpS family heme-binding protein, which translates to MTLTLAQANLVIASAIDKATELDIRISVSVCDAGGRLLAFGRMDGGHWGAGYGSQGKAITSAGFAKPSGLLAERAASPIMSGIAQAEGGHIFYAKGAVPIFCDGILVGACGVGGGTGEQDEECAGAGVAALDGLLSLRN; encoded by the coding sequence ATGACACTCACCCTCGCACAGGCAAACCTCGTCATTGCAAGCGCCATCGACAAAGCCACGGAATTGGACATCAGGATCAGCGTCTCGGTCTGTGATGCCGGCGGCCGGCTCCTCGCCTTCGGGCGAATGGACGGCGGGCACTGGGGTGCCGGCTATGGCTCGCAGGGCAAGGCCATTACCTCCGCCGGCTTCGCCAAGCCCAGCGGCCTGCTCGCAGAGCGTGCCGCCTCGCCGATCATGTCCGGCATCGCCCAGGCCGAGGGCGGGCACATCTTCTACGCCAAGGGCGCCGTCCCGATCTTCTGCGACGGCATCCTGGTCGGTGCCTGTGGCGTGGGCGGCGGCACCGGTGAGCAGGACGAAGAATGCGCGGGCGCCGGCGTAGCAGCGCTGGACGGATTGCTGAGCCTGCGCAATTGA
- a CDS encoding ABC transporter substrate-binding protein, which produces MFESQNGGSPLGGLRALDNGVSRRSILRFAGLGAAAIGAAPLLAACGSNAAPAATGAMRKFNAAAFPGDAYFLDTINLENKFYAQHQLEVAKHITPQSGVQAFQLLVAGAVDGYASDTGLLMATHANSSKGKRPVLVGFRNLDSTYGIIGGPDSQWPAADASFEEKMHSLKGKKIGVTAVGAGGDLQLRLALELAGMKPGDVTVLAVGPTAQAIPNIKAKRIDAYVGVQWTATRFISKETGGTILLDFAEASAPDLLRNQAVVAIAVREEMAQQQPEVVQNWLAAQDAANWWIGENKEAAAKLLNDNGLGGKGLEIATEYVEHYVADVQPKLNPMFKATEETVDKMAELALRFGSVKKGDITYAQLVPEFARA; this is translated from the coding sequence ATGTTTGAGTCACAGAATGGCGGGTCGCCTCTTGGAGGTCTGCGGGCATTGGACAACGGAGTCTCGCGCCGATCGATATTGAGGTTTGCGGGACTTGGTGCTGCAGCCATTGGCGCGGCGCCATTGCTGGCGGCCTGCGGGAGCAACGCGGCACCCGCAGCGACCGGTGCCATGCGCAAGTTCAACGCTGCGGCGTTCCCGGGCGATGCGTACTTCCTTGACACCATCAACCTGGAAAACAAGTTCTACGCGCAGCACCAGCTCGAGGTTGCCAAGCACATCACCCCACAAAGCGGCGTCCAGGCGTTCCAGCTGCTCGTTGCCGGTGCCGTTGACGGCTATGCCTCCGACACGGGGCTGTTGATGGCAACCCACGCCAACAGCTCCAAGGGCAAGCGCCCGGTGCTGGTTGGTTTCCGTAACCTGGATTCCACCTACGGGATCATTGGCGGCCCGGACAGTCAGTGGCCGGCTGCGGATGCAAGCTTCGAGGAGAAGATGCACTCGTTGAAGGGCAAGAAGATCGGCGTCACGGCCGTTGGAGCCGGTGGCGACCTGCAGCTGCGGTTGGCCCTCGAACTGGCGGGCATGAAGCCCGGCGACGTCACGGTGCTTGCCGTGGGCCCCACCGCCCAGGCCATCCCGAACATCAAGGCCAAGCGCATCGACGCCTATGTCGGTGTCCAGTGGACGGCAACGCGGTTTATCAGCAAGGAAACCGGCGGGACGATCCTGCTGGACTTCGCCGAAGCCAGTGCGCCGGACCTGCTGCGCAACCAGGCGGTTGTGGCCATTGCCGTGCGTGAAGAGATGGCACAGCAGCAGCCGGAGGTTGTGCAGAACTGGTTGGCGGCGCAGGACGCCGCCAACTGGTGGATCGGCGAGAACAAGGAAGCTGCGGCCAAGCTGCTCAACGACAACGGGCTTGGCGGCAAGGGGCTGGAGATTGCCACGGAGTACGTGGAGCACTATGTTGCCGACGTGCAGCCGAAACTGAACCCGATGTTCAAGGCGACGGAGGAAACCGTGGATAAGATGGCCGAACTCGCGCTGCGTTTCGGCAGCGTCAAGAAGGGCGATATCACCTACGCGCAGCTCGTCCCCGAATTCGCGCGCGCCTAA
- a CDS encoding cytochrome P450, with product MTAPTQCPVNHGTIPVLDDDPFSPEILENPVPFQKRMREAGPVVFLSKYNVHAMGGYEDLSSAVANWQGLSSGSGVGLNEPWRARGLLQMDPPEHDAPREVLQEILSSRALRAMKDNCLERAGTLIDEILQGTTSGQQIEIDGHGQIGSVFPVNFFPDASGIDETDRENLVPYADHIFNALGPTNDLVKKGECKAAEYQEWATAKCQRDSLKPVGFGADIWAAADRGEILHEHAPLLTRSLLSAGVDTTVYGISGMLYAFASHPEQWDALRANPGLARVAFDESLRWESPVQQIFRKTTAEVNFGGSTIPAESRVMLCFAAANRDPRRWENPDKFDLTRDPSGHLSFGMGMHQCVGQHAARLQAASLLEKLIPRVKSIELAAPIGRQHNNTLRGLKSVPLRLTLA from the coding sequence ATGACTGCCCCCACCCAATGCCCGGTGAACCACGGGACCATCCCCGTCCTTGACGATGATCCGTTCTCTCCGGAAATCCTTGAAAACCCGGTGCCGTTCCAAAAGCGCATGCGCGAGGCCGGCCCGGTGGTATTCCTTTCCAAGTACAACGTCCACGCCATGGGCGGGTACGAGGACCTCTCAAGCGCCGTGGCCAACTGGCAGGGTCTTTCCTCCGGTTCCGGTGTGGGACTCAACGAGCCGTGGCGGGCCCGCGGCCTGCTGCAGATGGATCCGCCGGAGCACGACGCCCCGCGCGAGGTGCTCCAGGAAATCCTCTCCTCGCGTGCGTTGCGTGCCATGAAGGACAACTGCCTGGAACGTGCCGGAACCCTGATCGACGAGATCCTGCAGGGAACCACATCCGGCCAGCAGATCGAGATCGACGGCCACGGCCAGATCGGCTCGGTCTTCCCGGTGAACTTCTTCCCGGACGCCTCCGGCATCGACGAGACGGACCGCGAGAACCTGGTTCCGTACGCCGACCACATCTTCAACGCACTGGGCCCGACCAACGATTTGGTCAAGAAGGGCGAATGCAAGGCCGCCGAATACCAGGAATGGGCCACCGCTAAGTGCCAGCGTGACTCGCTGAAGCCCGTGGGCTTCGGTGCGGACATCTGGGCTGCCGCCGACCGCGGCGAGATCCTGCACGAACACGCGCCGCTGCTGACCCGTTCACTGCTCTCCGCAGGCGTCGACACCACGGTCTACGGCATCTCCGGCATGCTCTACGCCTTCGCCTCGCACCCGGAACAGTGGGATGCCCTGCGCGCCAACCCGGGCCTGGCCCGCGTAGCCTTCGACGAATCGCTGCGCTGGGAATCCCCGGTCCAGCAGATCTTCCGCAAGACCACCGCGGAGGTGAACTTCGGCGGAAGCACCATCCCCGCCGAAAGCCGTGTCATGTTGTGCTTCGCCGCGGCAAACCGCGACCCGCGCCGCTGGGAAAACCCGGACAAGTTCGACCTGACACGCGACCCGTCCGGCCACCTCTCCTTCGGCATGGGAATGCACCAGTGCGTGGGCCAGCATGCGGCCCGCCTGCAGGCAGCGTCCCTGCTGGAGAAGCTGATCCCGCGCGTGAAGAGCATTGAGCTTGCCGCGCCGATCGGGCGCCAGCACAACAACACGCTGCGCGGCTTGAAGTCCGTGCCGCTGCGCCTGACGCTCGCCTAG
- a CDS encoding acyl-CoA dehydrogenase family protein, which translates to MDFSTDERTELLKKELVDFMYGHVYPNEAAYQEELDGLENPYAFSESKILNELRAEARSRGLWNLFLPGEGGAGLTNMQYAPLAEITGRSRTLAPAALNCAAPDTGNMELLAEFGTEEQKEKWLKPLLNGEIRSAFAMTEPDVASSDATNIETSIVRDGDDYVINGRKWFITGAMNPNAKILIVMGKTDPTADRHRQQSQILVPRDTPGVNIKRGMKILGFEDTYNGGHAEIVFENVRVPATNLIGGEGDGFAIAQARLGPGRIHHCMRAIGMAERAISMMCERADSRVAFGKPLSDQGVIRDWIAESRVRVEQLRLMVLKTAWLMDTVGNKGAHTEIQAIKIATPSTVEWILDKAIQVHGAGGLSQDFFLSSAFAYARTLRFADGPDEVHKNSLARNELKRQRARREARAAAAAKA; encoded by the coding sequence ATGGATTTCTCGACAGACGAGCGGACTGAACTGCTCAAGAAGGAACTTGTCGACTTCATGTACGGGCATGTGTACCCGAACGAAGCCGCCTACCAGGAAGAACTGGACGGCCTCGAGAACCCTTACGCGTTCTCCGAGTCCAAGATCCTCAACGAGCTGCGCGCCGAGGCACGCAGCCGCGGGCTGTGGAACCTGTTCCTTCCCGGTGAGGGTGGTGCCGGCCTGACCAACATGCAGTACGCGCCGCTGGCCGAAATCACCGGCCGCAGCCGCACCCTTGCCCCGGCGGCACTGAACTGCGCGGCGCCTGACACCGGCAACATGGAGTTGCTTGCGGAGTTCGGCACCGAGGAGCAGAAGGAAAAGTGGCTCAAGCCACTGCTGAACGGCGAGATCCGCTCGGCCTTCGCCATGACGGAACCGGACGTTGCTTCCTCGGACGCGACGAACATCGAGACCTCGATCGTGCGCGACGGCGACGACTACGTGATCAACGGCCGCAAGTGGTTCATCACCGGTGCGATGAACCCGAACGCCAAGATCCTGATCGTCATGGGAAAGACCGACCCGACGGCCGATCGCCACCGCCAGCAGAGCCAGATCCTGGTTCCGCGCGACACCCCGGGCGTGAACATCAAGCGCGGCATGAAGATCCTCGGCTTCGAGGACACCTACAACGGCGGCCACGCCGAGATCGTGTTCGAGAACGTGCGCGTTCCCGCGACGAACCTGATCGGCGGGGAAGGCGACGGGTTCGCCATCGCCCAGGCCCGTCTGGGCCCCGGCCGAATCCACCACTGCATGCGTGCCATCGGCATGGCCGAGCGCGCCATCTCCATGATGTGCGAGCGTGCGGACAGCCGTGTTGCCTTCGGCAAGCCGCTGAGCGACCAGGGCGTGATCCGCGACTGGATCGCCGAGTCGCGCGTCCGCGTCGAGCAGCTCCGCCTGATGGTCCTCAAGACCGCCTGGCTCATGGACACCGTTGGCAACAAGGGCGCCCACACCGAGATCCAGGCCATCAAGATCGCCACCCCGTCCACCGTTGAATGGATCCTTGACAAGGCAATCCAGGTGCACGGTGCCGGCGGCCTGTCACAGGACTTCTTCCTGTCATCGGCGTTCGCCTACGCGCGCACGCTGCGTTTCGCTGACGGTCCGGACGAGGTCCACAAGAATTCGTTGGCCCGCAACGAACTCAAGCGCCAGCGCGCCCGCCGTGAGGCCCGAGCGGCCGCAGCAGCCAAGGCCTAA